The Williamsoniiplasma somnilux genome includes a window with the following:
- a CDS encoding ATP-binding cassette domain-containing protein, giving the protein MSIKLRNIVIDYGNSIAVDNLSMSIKTGELVCLLGPSGCGKSTTLNAIAGLLQVSQGQILFDGVDVTKKSPQKRNIGLVFQNYALYPHLNVFQNIAFPLKQNDDFQREIEKNNKLVKLEIKTAYRMGVSKASRKLKSKIEAELEKYVNLYSKEFYLMESDFVAMFKALADKYALAIYGDKELNNFRSRLFTMWFDEFRQWIELQKEEMYNEIISNLKSQSGEFKAALVSAHIKDDDFVKFLIQQFLQKLKIEKLDLFKRKAKAIGASVAQHKKILIEDVKSFRRLSAISGKDVKWLVTTEERDALIAEYESEAQALKEVFASQYDEIINQKLAKLKIIEKFLKHYEVAINDFAIDEKMTEAESENELAILNSKIKKYKLEIKKAVLEVAKKVEIESQLKKRPAELSGGQQQRVAIARAIVKKPKVLLLDEPLSNLDAKLRVSTREWIKKFQKDTGITTVFVTHDQEEAMSISDKIFIMNKGLLQQADAPMSVYEQPANKFVANFIGTPSMNFFDNAKVDEQRNVILNDQKIGKLKSKTKAKKIVVGVRPEHININGDLNFSEFANKKPFIGIVDVIEKLGRSDYMKFIWDKREVRVIYDGQTGINANESIKFNIQKGKVYIFDNAGDKPLLEVI; this is encoded by the coding sequence ATGAGTATTAAATTAAGAAATATAGTGATTGATTACGGTAATTCAATTGCTGTTGACAACTTAAGTATGTCAATCAAAACAGGAGAATTAGTTTGTTTATTGGGACCATCAGGTTGTGGTAAATCAACTACTTTAAATGCAATTGCAGGCTTATTGCAAGTTTCACAAGGGCAAATTTTGTTTGATGGAGTTGATGTTACTAAAAAATCTCCACAAAAGAGAAATATTGGTCTTGTTTTCCAAAACTATGCTTTGTATCCACATTTAAATGTTTTCCAAAATATAGCTTTTCCTTTAAAACAAAATGATGATTTTCAAAGAGAAATCGAGAAAAATAATAAACTTGTTAAATTAGAAATTAAAACCGCCTACAGAATGGGTGTATCAAAAGCTTCAAGAAAACTAAAATCTAAAATTGAAGCAGAACTCGAAAAATATGTAAACTTATATTCAAAAGAATTTTATTTAATGGAATCTGACTTTGTTGCAATGTTTAAAGCATTAGCTGATAAATATGCATTAGCAATTTACGGAGACAAAGAATTAAATAACTTTAGATCAAGATTATTTACAATGTGATTTGACGAATTTAGACAATGAATTGAATTACAAAAAGAAGAAATGTACAACGAAATTATTTCTAACTTAAAATCTCAATCTGGAGAATTTAAAGCAGCATTAGTTTCTGCACACATCAAAGACGATGATTTTGTTAAATTTTTAATTCAACAATTTTTACAAAAACTTAAAATCGAAAAATTAGACTTATTTAAACGTAAAGCAAAAGCAATTGGTGCTTCTGTGGCACAACACAAAAAAATCTTAATTGAAGACGTGAAATCTTTCCGTAGATTATCAGCAATTTCAGGAAAAGACGTCAAATGATTGGTGACAACTGAAGAACGTGATGCTTTAATTGCTGAATACGAAAGCGAAGCACAAGCTTTAAAAGAAGTTTTTGCTTCTCAATATGATGAAATAATTAATCAAAAATTAGCAAAATTAAAAATTATTGAAAAATTTTTAAAACATTATGAAGTGGCAATTAATGATTTTGCAATTGATGAAAAAATGACTGAAGCAGAAAGCGAAAACGAATTAGCAATTTTAAATTCTAAAATCAAAAAATATAAATTAGAAATTAAAAAAGCGGTTTTAGAAGTTGCCAAAAAAGTTGAAATCGAATCACAATTGAAAAAACGTCCTGCTGAATTATCAGGAGGACAACAACAACGTGTGGCGATTGCACGTGCGATTGTTAAAAAACCTAAAGTTTTATTATTAGATGAACCTTTGTCTAACTTAGATGCAAAACTACGTGTTTCAACAAGAGAATGAATTAAAAAATTCCAAAAAGATACAGGAATTACAACAGTTTTTGTTACTCACGATCAAGAAGAGGCGATGAGTATTTCTGATAAAATTTTTATTATGAACAAGGGATTATTACAACAAGCTGATGCACCAATGTCTGTTTACGAACAACCAGCTAACAAATTTGTTGCTAACTTTATTGGAACACCTTCGATGAACTTTTTTGATAATGCTAAAGTTGATGAACAAAGAAACGTTATTTTAAATGATCAAAAAATTGGTAAGTTAAAATCAAAGACAAAAGCAAAAAAAATTGTTGTAGGTGTTCGACCTGAACACATTAATATTAATGGTGATTTAAATTTTTCTGAATTTGCAAATAAAAAACCATTTATTGGAATAGTGGATGTGATTGAAAAATTAGGAAGATCTGATTACATGAAATTTATTTGAGATAAAAGAGAAGTTCGTGTTATTTATGATGGTCAAACAGGAATTAATGCTAATGAAAGTATTAAATTTAATATTCAAAAGGGAAAAGTTTATATCTTTGATAATGCTGGTGATAAACCATTGTTGGAGGTAATCTAG
- a CDS encoding carbohydrate ABC transporter permease has translation MVVFKKNKGFNITHVNARKRKQNKKNFDSFFLQLIWIIPGLFFIGVFVFFSLYMVIKNGTNGSPRPIYEWYLSAWNFKAILTDQTFLIALKNSLLYVVVTVPIGLVISILCAKALSSILNKRIFSFVQGVFFLPYVTSAMAVAMAFSFIFSSSSGGVFNQFMGLFGIDSVAWLKDSRYAIFTVFIFGIWKTLPFQIVMLTSAFIRINKQYYAAASIDGMSKWKQFWRITMPQLTPMIVYLTTLALIASFKVLPLGLFGNEAEAEKVNAQTIIFWIYERTTGSSTNAISYPKAGAASLFLMFIILAVTVVNRFITKKLAVRYK, from the coding sequence ATGGTGGTTTTTAAAAAAAATAAAGGTTTTAATATTACACATGTCAATGCTCGTAAAAGAAAACAAAATAAGAAAAATTTTGATTCCTTTTTCTTGCAATTAATATGAATAATACCAGGTTTATTTTTTATTGGGGTCTTCGTTTTTTTCTCACTATACATGGTTATTAAAAATGGTACTAACGGTTCTCCAAGACCAATTTATGAATGGTATTTATCAGCTTGAAACTTTAAAGCGATTCTAACTGATCAAACATTTTTAATTGCTTTAAAAAATTCATTGTTGTATGTTGTTGTAACGGTGCCGATTGGATTAGTTATTTCAATCCTTTGTGCTAAAGCATTGTCATCAATTTTAAACAAAAGAATTTTCTCATTTGTACAAGGAGTTTTCTTCTTACCATATGTAACAAGTGCAATGGCTGTTGCAATGGCATTCTCATTTATCTTTAGTTCAAGTTCTGGAGGGGTATTTAACCAATTCATGGGCTTATTCGGAATTGATTCAGTTGCATGATTAAAAGATTCAAGATATGCAATTTTTACAGTGTTCATTTTTGGGATTTGAAAAACACTACCATTCCAAATCGTTATGTTAACTTCAGCATTTATTAGAATTAATAAACAATACTATGCAGCTGCAAGTATCGATGGTATGAGTAAATGAAAACAATTTTGAAGAATAACAATGCCACAATTAACGCCAATGATTGTATATTTAACAACATTAGCTTTAATTGCTTCATTCAAAGTATTACCTTTGGGATTATTTGGAAATGAAGCTGAAGCTGAAAAAGTAAATGCCCAAACAATCATTTTCTGGATTTATGAAAGAACAACTGGTTCATCAACAAATGCTATTTCATATCCAAAAGCAGGAGCTGCTTCGTTGTTCTTAATGTTTATTATTTTAGCAGTAACAGTTGTTAATAGATTTATCACTAAAAAATTAGCCGTGAGATATAAATAG
- a CDS encoding carbohydrate ABC transporter permease, translating into MQKNNEIKTFEKIEIKIREDYIENKKNIKSSFDNKIANQNNKLSKRSLKEERFVSLKNNLEKYKDNVRDYYFNGLKAWFVLMQLSFVMRSLRFHYHITNFWFIKSVNRKIMFTASMAGESLGKKILGNFIKTVFILIMMIVFLFPFYWMISVSFRSSDEITEGIKGSMSLWPKEWTWDAYDFLFNNPNAKISIGSAIGSSFLIAIISTIVQIFVSLLGGFGLSYINSRYKEVFIMIILATMMLPGEALLIGQYMIITDLQLKNTLIALIIPFIGNAFTIYMFKNAFDSINDSVKKAAKVDGLSNWQFFIKIAIPYVRATIFTAILISFIASWNSILWPTMVIKQDSQFVTLPMILWQIMQSSGISGDVWNMDGSLDPQNLKMAASIVAILPMFIIFVFTKKYLVKGITSNSGAKE; encoded by the coding sequence ATGCAAAAAAATAACGAAATAAAAACATTTGAAAAAATTGAAATTAAAATTCGTGAAGATTACATCGAAAATAAAAAAAACATAAAATCTTCATTTGATAACAAAATTGCTAATCAAAATAATAAATTATCAAAACGCAGCCTAAAAGAAGAACGTTTTGTATCTTTGAAAAACAATTTAGAAAAATACAAAGATAATGTTAGGGATTACTATTTTAATGGTTTAAAAGCTTGATTTGTTTTAATGCAACTTTCGTTCGTGATGAGAAGTTTGCGATTTCATTATCATATAACTAACTTTTGATTTATTAAATCTGTTAACCGTAAAATAATGTTTACAGCATCAATGGCTGGAGAAAGTCTTGGTAAAAAAATCTTAGGTAATTTTATTAAGACAGTTTTTATTCTAATTATGATGATTGTCTTCTTGTTCCCCTTTTATTGAATGATCTCAGTATCTTTTAGATCATCAGATGAAATAACTGAAGGAATTAAAGGATCGATGAGTTTATGACCTAAGGAATGAACTTGAGATGCATACGATTTCTTGTTTAATAATCCTAATGCTAAAATTTCTATCGGATCAGCAATAGGAAGTTCATTCTTGATTGCAATCATTTCTACAATTGTACAAATCTTTGTTTCCTTGCTTGGGGGATTTGGTTTATCTTATATTAACAGTAGATATAAAGAAGTCTTTATCATGATTATTCTAGCAACTATGATGTTGCCAGGAGAAGCGTTATTAATTGGTCAGTACATGATTATTACCGACTTACAGTTAAAGAACACATTGATAGCTCTAATCATTCCGTTTATTGGTAATGCCTTTACAATTTACATGTTTAAAAACGCTTTTGATAGTATTAATGACTCAGTTAAAAAAGCAGCTAAAGTAGATGGTTTATCAAATTGACAATTTTTTATTAAAATTGCTATTCCATATGTAAGAGCAACTATCTTTACAGCAATCTTAATTTCATTCATTGCTTCATGAAACTCAATTCTATGACCAACAATGGTTATTAAACAAGATTCACAATTTGTAACCTTACCAATGATTTTGTGACAAATTATGCAATCTTCGGGCATCAGTGGAGATGTTTGAAACATGGATGGTTCATTAGACCCACAAAACTTAAAAATGGCAGCCTCAATCGTTGCAATTTTACCAATGTTTATCATTTTTGTCTTTACTAAAAAATACTTAGTAAAAGGAATTACATCAAACAGTGGTGCTAAAGAATAA
- a CDS encoding acyl carrier protein, which yields MNIYEEILKALKKAGAKGTLDKNTRFANVGVDSLDLMDMIVKLEDTLEIRVPDDELLTIKTIEDLLNIIEKLKG from the coding sequence ATGAACATTTATGAAGAAATTTTAAAAGCTTTAAAAAAAGCTGGTGCAAAAGGCACTTTAGATAAAAACACAAGATTTGCAAATGTTGGCGTTGATTCTTTGGATTTAATGGACATGATTGTCAAATTAGAAGACACTCTAGAAATTCGTGTTCCTGATGATGAATTGTTAACTATTAAAACTATCGAGGATTTATTAAATATTATTGAAAAATTAAAGGGGTAA
- a CDS encoding Fur family transcriptional regulator has product MPKLNNQQNQQYEKIANFLRNEGFRLTEIRLSTIKVIIKLDHPTTMDIIAELQKEYKNINVMSVYNTIDLLLQKHIIFSNTFNGKQICYEIATNKSMHLKCDNCGQVQEIKNHELDKIQILNINEIAKNHSITADHFKIEVHGTCAKCALK; this is encoded by the coding sequence ATGCCTAAACTTAATAATCAACAAAATCAACAATATGAAAAAATTGCTAATTTTTTAAGAAATGAAGGTTTCAGACTAACTGAAATTCGCCTTTCAACAATTAAAGTTATCATTAAATTAGATCATCCAACAACAATGGATATAATTGCAGAACTACAAAAAGAATATAAAAATATAAATGTAATGAGTGTTTACAACACCATTGATTTATTGTTGCAAAAACACATAATTTTTTCTAACACTTTTAATGGAAAGCAAATTTGTTATGAAATCGCAACAAATAAATCAATGCATTTAAAATGCGATAATTGTGGTCAAGTTCAAGAAATTAAAAATCACGAATTGGATAAAATCCAAATTTTAAATATCAATGAGATTGCTAAAAACCATTCTATAACAGCTGATCATTTCAAGATTGAAGTTCATGGTACTTGCGCCAAATGCGCTCTTAAATAA
- a CDS encoding DegV family protein: protein MKIGILVDSASTSQPELYKGTCVEMIPLHVTISGGADIKDTAENIKKYDFYNQLANGADWKTSQASPGELEQKWDEMLTRYDHIVHLPITANLSSMLATTQMVANEEKYIGKVTVINNQFLAAQGLKEMALHLHKCLEEGKVSTPEEVLKEFYAFGEKIYVAVIAGDLRKLARGGRAVKLISTVLNIFKTKVLIAWGVEPKKEGIARTISSLAEKVAEHIKKDKIYQKGYKLIFASTPLASEKMLTAIRNTFKEQNINFVEEPVPHLYVVHAGVQTVGFTIIPA, encoded by the coding sequence ATGAAAATAGGAATTTTAGTTGATAGTGCTTCAACATCACAACCAGAATTATATAAAGGAACATGCGTAGAAATGATTCCATTGCATGTAACTATTTCCGGAGGAGCTGATATTAAAGATACAGCAGAAAACATTAAAAAATATGATTTCTATAATCAATTAGCAAATGGTGCCGATTGAAAAACTTCACAAGCTTCACCAGGAGAGTTAGAACAAAAATGAGACGAAATGCTAACTCGCTATGATCACATAGTTCATTTACCAATTACAGCAAATCTTTCTTCAATGTTAGCAACAACTCAAATGGTTGCCAATGAAGAAAAATATATTGGTAAAGTAACAGTTATTAACAATCAGTTTCTTGCAGCACAGGGTTTAAAAGAAATGGCTTTACATCTTCATAAGTGTCTTGAAGAAGGCAAGGTTTCAACCCCAGAAGAAGTTCTTAAAGAATTTTATGCTTTTGGAGAAAAAATTTATGTAGCAGTTATTGCTGGTGATTTAAGAAAATTAGCACGTGGAGGAAGAGCTGTTAAATTAATTTCAACTGTTTTAAATATTTTTAAAACTAAAGTTCTAATTGCTTGAGGGGTTGAACCTAAAAAAGAAGGAATTGCAAGAACAATTTCTAGTTTGGCTGAAAAAGTTGCCGAACACATTAAAAAAGACAAAATTTACCAAAAGGGTTATAAGTTAATTTTTGCCTCGACTCCATTAGCATCAGAAAAAATGTTAACAGCTATTAGAAATACTTTTAAAGAACAAAATATAAATTTCGTTGAAGAACCAGTCCCTCATTTATATGTTGTACATGCAGGCGTACAAACTGTAGGATTTACAATTATTCCTGCATAA
- a CDS encoding DegV family protein: protein MKIAILTDSSYDGKEKDYKDLYVIPLMISKQNSEQIYDDGNLSKDAFYEMLDGEALKTSQTLPGDMMKMWDKLLSEYDQVIFSPISKGLSGQFNTYRMLSETEEAYKGKIFVADTNGVSVVAQQQIRNIAMWIAENKTGFEILELAKLHSQKFVAFIVPKTVETLKRGGRIGSSAAALAKMLKIVPILRYDGEIEKEQVARTFKKAILESIAFLKKECKGIKKIDLSYSRTPDETITFVKSLIEKEGLKINIESELTNVICAHTGRETIALVGWKG, encoded by the coding sequence ATGAAAATAGCAATCCTTACCGATTCTTCATATGACGGTAAAGAAAAAGATTATAAAGATTTGTACGTCATTCCTTTGATGATTTCCAAACAAAACAGTGAACAAATCTATGATGATGGCAATTTAAGTAAAGATGCTTTTTATGAAATGCTTGATGGAGAAGCACTCAAAACTTCACAAACCTTACCAGGTGATATGATGAAAATGTGAGATAAACTATTAAGCGAATATGACCAAGTTATCTTTTCGCCAATTTCCAAAGGCCTTTCAGGACAATTTAATACTTATCGAATGCTAAGTGAAACCGAAGAAGCTTATAAGGGTAAAATTTTTGTCGCTGACACTAATGGAGTATCTGTTGTTGCCCAACAACAGATAAGAAATATTGCAATGTGAATTGCTGAAAATAAAACAGGATTCGAAATTTTAGAATTAGCAAAATTGCATTCTCAAAAATTTGTAGCATTTATTGTTCCTAAAACTGTAGAAACTTTAAAGCGTGGTGGACGAATTGGTTCTTCGGCAGCTGCATTAGCAAAAATGTTAAAAATTGTTCCAATTTTAAGATATGATGGAGAAATTGAAAAAGAACAGGTGGCAAGAACTTTTAAAAAAGCGATTTTAGAATCAATTGCATTTCTCAAAAAAGAATGCAAAGGAATTAAAAAAATAGATCTATCTTATTCGAGAACTCCGGACGAAACAATTACTTTCGTTAAAAGTTTAATTGAAAAAGAAGGTTTAAAAATTAATATTGAATCAGAATTAACTAATGTAATTTGTGCACACACAGGGCGTGAAACTATAGCTCTTGTAGGATGAAAGGGATAA
- the ytpR gene encoding YtpR family tRNA-binding protein: MNIKFGAFFNEQFDVLMLNFDNSKLVENIIDKDDIKILKNGEEIIAINIFNVSKSIKLNPGLQSENPNVLKFLEIKLKNIYPLEQVTQFKIGKVLKCEIIEGTHLHNTTVDIGEEVISIVCGAKNIATHLYVVVATVGTYMPNGLIITEGKLRGYDSHGMICSAKELGIKDNLFNSEGIIELPITYHSKVGKSFWGEYYEQKTKI; the protein is encoded by the coding sequence ATGAATATAAAGTTTGGGGCATTTTTTAATGAGCAATTTGATGTTTTAATGTTAAATTTTGATAATAGTAAATTAGTTGAAAACATTATTGATAAAGATGATATTAAAATTCTTAAAAACGGAGAAGAAATCATTGCAATAAATATTTTCAATGTTTCTAAAAGTATCAAATTAAACCCTGGTCTACAAAGTGAAAATCCTAATGTTTTAAAGTTTTTAGAAATTAAATTAAAAAATATCTATCCATTGGAACAAGTGACACAATTTAAAATTGGTAAAGTTTTAAAATGTGAAATTATTGAAGGAACTCATCTGCATAATACAACTGTTGATATAGGTGAAGAAGTTATTTCAATTGTTTGTGGCGCTAAAAATATTGCCACTCATTTGTATGTGGTGGTTGCAACAGTTGGCACATATATGCCTAATGGTTTGATAATCACTGAAGGTAAGCTTCGTGGTTATGATTCTCACGGAATGATTTGTTCAGCGAAAGAATTAGGAATCAAAGATAATTTGTTTAATAGCGAAGGAATTATTGAATTACCTATAACATATCATTCTAAAGTCGGCAAAAGTTTTTGAGGTGAATATTATGAACAAAAAACCAAAATATAG
- a CDS encoding nicotinate phosphoribosyltransferase: protein MNKKPKYSFDERIKKGYYLADYFIKTNKILSSSKPNQIITMQFFQRKEDTILCGIEHVLQLLKFASPNFNNLKIWALEDGSMVQPLEPVLKIEGCYQDFGWLEGIIDGILARNSSIATNSAKIVVAAKGKPLLNMNDRADLYLSQQEDGYASYIGGFRAFVSQAAISLINDPSVPKPSGTMPHALIQSFDGDILKATIAFNETFPNVNLVSLVDYNNDCVVDAIKVANHFGDKLFAIRLDTAGNLIDKTLEQNYDNYPENANLKGVNPFLVQEVRKALDNAGHHKVKIIVSSGFNAEKIAYFESLNTPVDIYGVGEAISKINISFTGDAVLINGKPEAKVGRKNIESTRLIRIQ, encoded by the coding sequence ATGAACAAAAAACCAAAATATAGTTTTGATGAAAGAATTAAAAAAGGCTATTACCTTGCAGATTATTTTATTAAAACAAATAAAATTTTAAGTTCTTCTAAACCTAATCAAATCATCACTATGCAATTTTTTCAAAGAAAAGAAGATACTATTTTATGTGGAATAGAGCATGTATTACAATTATTAAAATTTGCTTCACCAAATTTTAATAATTTAAAAATTTGAGCTTTAGAAGATGGCAGCATGGTTCAACCACTAGAACCAGTTTTAAAAATTGAGGGTTGTTATCAGGATTTTGGTTGATTAGAAGGAATAATCGACGGAATTTTAGCAAGAAATAGTTCAATTGCAACTAACTCAGCAAAAATAGTTGTAGCAGCAAAAGGAAAACCTTTATTAAATATGAATGATCGTGCTGATCTTTATTTATCTCAGCAAGAAGATGGTTATGCCTCTTATATTGGGGGATTTAGAGCGTTTGTGTCTCAAGCCGCAATTAGTTTAATAAATGATCCTAGTGTTCCTAAACCCAGTGGGACAATGCCTCATGCCTTAATTCAGTCTTTTGATGGTGATATTTTAAAAGCTACAATTGCATTTAACGAAACTTTTCCAAATGTTAATTTAGTTTCTTTGGTTGATTACAATAACGATTGTGTTGTTGATGCTATCAAAGTAGCAAACCACTTTGGAGATAAACTTTTTGCAATAAGATTAGATACTGCTGGTAATTTAATAGATAAAACACTAGAACAAAATTATGATAATTATCCTGAAAATGCTAATTTAAAAGGTGTTAATCCTTTTTTGGTTCAAGAAGTGCGCAAAGCATTAGATAATGCTGGTCATCATAAAGTAAAAATTATTGTTTCTTCAGGTTTTAACGCTGAAAAAATTGCTTATTTTGAATCTCTAAACACACCTGTAGATATTTATGGAGTTGGAGAAGCGATTAGTAAAATAAATATTTCTTTCACAGGGGATGCGGTTTTAATTAACGGCAAACCTGAAGCAAAGGTTGGAAGAAAAAACATTGAATCAACAAGATTAATTAGAATTCAATAG
- the tyrS gene encoding tyrosine--tRNA ligase → MNIIEELNWRGLVKQITNEEKLLNAQNENRGVYCGFDPTADSLHVGHLIPIILLERFRRVGFQPIALLGGGTGMIGDPSFKSAERVLQTNEQVDKNVLGIETQLRRLIPNVDFQNNAKWLRKLSLIDFLRDVGKNFTLGYLLAKESIATRIETGLSVTEFAYTMLQGYDFYQLYTTSNCFVQIGGSDQWGNITSGIDYIGTQIGRENSGACGLTIKLLAKKDGKKFGKSESGAVWLDSQKTSEYDFYQFWLNQDDEDCEQMLKFITFLNESEINEVIHQHNQNPSARILQKKLAEEVTKFVHGEEGYIKALKLTEAFFNGELINLNKELFEIALTSIPSLELIGQTTAIDAIVAVGAATSKREAREFINANAISFNNSIISDENELIEKTSPINKKYIVVRRGKKKYYVIKLK, encoded by the coding sequence ATGAATATTATTGAAGAATTAAATTGAAGAGGTTTGGTAAAACAAATCACTAATGAAGAAAAACTATTAAATGCTCAAAATGAAAATCGTGGTGTTTATTGTGGTTTTGATCCAACTGCTGACTCTTTGCATGTTGGACATTTAATTCCAATCATTTTATTAGAAAGGTTTAGAAGAGTCGGATTTCAACCGATTGCACTTTTGGGTGGAGGAACAGGAATGATTGGTGATCCATCATTTAAATCAGCTGAGCGAGTTTTGCAAACAAATGAACAAGTAGATAAAAATGTTTTAGGTATTGAAACACAATTGCGTAGATTAATTCCTAATGTTGATTTCCAAAATAATGCTAAATGATTGCGCAAATTATCGTTAATTGATTTTTTGCGAGATGTAGGCAAAAACTTTACATTAGGCTATTTATTGGCCAAAGAATCAATTGCAACAAGAATTGAAACTGGTTTATCAGTTACAGAATTTGCATATACAATGTTGCAGGGCTATGACTTTTACCAATTATATACAACATCAAACTGTTTTGTCCAAATTGGTGGTTCTGATCAATGAGGTAATATAACTTCAGGAATTGACTATATTGGAACTCAAATTGGAAGAGAAAATTCTGGTGCTTGCGGTTTAACCATTAAATTGCTAGCTAAAAAGGATGGTAAAAAATTTGGTAAATCAGAATCAGGCGCTGTTTGATTAGATTCGCAAAAAACTAGTGAATACGATTTTTATCAATTTTGATTAAACCAAGACGATGAAGATTGTGAACAAATGTTAAAATTTATTACATTCCTAAACGAATCAGAAATTAACGAAGTCATTCATCAACATAATCAAAATCCTTCTGCTCGAATTTTGCAAAAAAAATTAGCAGAAGAAGTAACTAAATTCGTGCACGGAGAAGAAGGGTACATTAAAGCTTTGAAATTGACTGAAGCATTTTTTAATGGTGAATTAATCAACTTAAACAAGGAACTTTTCGAAATTGCTTTAACATCAATTCCATCTTTAGAATTAATTGGTCAAACTACAGCCATTGATGCAATAGTGGCTGTGGGAGCTGCCACTTCAAAAAGGGAGGCTCGTGAATTTATTAATGCTAATGCAATTTCATTTAATAACTCTATAATTTCTGACGAAAATGAATTAATTGAAAAAACATCTCCAATTAACAAAAAGTATATTGTTGTGAGACGTGGTAAGAAGAAATATTATGTTATTAAATTAAAATAA
- the rpsD gene encoding 30S ribosomal protein S4 — protein MSRYTGSTFKKSRRYGFSILENGKEFSKGKKRTTAPGQHGARRTKLSGYGQQLQEKQKVRFMYGINERQFRNTFAKAKKIHGVTGLNFLILLESRLDNLTYRLGFAMTRQGARQLVAHGHILVNGKKVDIPSYTLKIGDIIEVKESMKKNDKIAEALQNNESTVEFVKVDKTKLKGEFVRLPERQELNIEINEALIVEWYNRLIK, from the coding sequence ATGTCAAGATATACTGGATCAACATTCAAAAAATCTCGTAGATATGGTTTCTCAATTCTTGAAAATGGTAAAGAATTTAGTAAAGGTAAAAAAAGAACCACAGCTCCTGGTCAACATGGAGCTAGAAGAACTAAATTAAGTGGATATGGACAACAATTACAAGAAAAACAAAAAGTTCGTTTCATGTATGGAATTAATGAACGTCAATTTAGAAACACATTTGCAAAAGCTAAAAAAATTCACGGAGTTACAGGACTAAACTTCTTGATCTTATTAGAATCAAGATTAGACAACTTAACATACCGTTTAGGATTTGCGATGACAAGACAAGGAGCACGTCAATTAGTTGCCCATGGTCACATTTTAGTAAATGGTAAAAAAGTTGACATTCCTTCATACACACTAAAAATCGGAGATATCATCGAAGTTAAAGAATCAATGAAAAAAAACGATAAAATTGCTGAAGCATTACAAAATAATGAATCAACAGTGGAATTTGTAAAAGTTGATAAAACTAAACTAAAAGGTGAATTTGTAAGACTACCAGAAAGACAAGAATTGAACATCGAAATTAACGAAGCATTAATCGTTGAATGATACAACCGTTTAATTAAATAA